DNA sequence from the Ananas comosus cultivar F153 unplaced genomic scaffold, ASM154086v1, whole genome shotgun sequence genome:
gctatctacggcgctatacccttgcctcggtcctccgctgccccgctcgtgctaggacctgtagggttagtggtgtgagaactaaacaaagttcccagtggactcggcatccgacctcgccgacttacccactaggtccattcaggcataagtatttcaaaggaagaaaagtaaccactactaatgcgactaatactatgcctgcaagaaagaagtcagtagatatatataattcaatgtGATAacggaaatgcatgcatgctccaatcataatcaagctttggctcttacccaatcttgccggttaactctgttaaccccaataactcacaacccaaatcccttaataacgggggactcgaacctccctagggaccgtcaattggtgggactttacctcgcccagtggtgaccaactccggagcgcaccgctcgagagggagcgacctccctcaagccaagacgtaatgtgagtatcgatctaatccccaacttgaggattcatagtcACTGGTCACAATGCcgatgtcatgataggtctctacctattcattcttgccactctcaaggccaTACCCGTGATGATGCCATaatttggttaaactatgtttgaCGGTTtatctctcaatgccaatcttgtttctatgtcaatgtcacccttgttttctattgtccaagtccaacctcacattcacacaacttgagggtccaatcacacatgtccattttggttctatcgtCCGATATGTTCAACTAAgttagaaacatataaatgaagtcaaaccaagttccacatgtatctaccctactatgcatgaatgggtatatatatatatatatatgctcaagaatagagaaaacagatttagaagggaatccaacgatttcgGCGTGCACCCCCCCTCTAATAATCGTGTGGGTGTAGTATATGACGACTCCCGGATTTTACGAAAGCCgcttccgcgccctataatcaaaacggtgccatattaggccttttgtacatgaactatactctatcattttcgtaatgttaaatggagttgcccaacgtgtttagagcacccccaattaggtttccacggggtcaatttgtccccgaacaattctagggcaaaagccccaaattcaagccctaatattgtcatttagggttttcccatgaatcgatcacaaccttaagcaaacaatagcttaggatcatctaagaagcatcctagtaaggtttctagacccttggaaccaaccctagggcttccatggcaaacccaacccaaccaccatgagagcacttgagctctcatAGGTTCCTTGGAGTTCAAGGCACATAGAAGGCTCCCATGGCCAAAAacaacccaaagctccaaaacataaggattaaaaccaagccctagactcatttctaccaaaaactcaccttagtccaagcccctccaagtccttcttgtaggagagcttgtagaacccaccaaagcctccaaatccatcttcccttgcttcttcttcttcttctccaagccctagagcaagagttctagagagagaaagagaggaaatgggagagaagggtgaaaatggctgtgggagagagaggggtgtccacatatagtgttgtgacaattgcatttaaacccctcaacttgttTCCCCTTGATAAACCCAGACTGGgcgtttttcgccttcggggaccagtctccccgaccagggaccggttcctgaacgtgggtgttccaggacttagccaaatttcgagtttttcggccgttgcgcagcgagggaccggtctgccccttcagggaccggtctcccgaggaccggtctcaccaccagggaccggttgcctcaggacttcctggcaggctacgcgtacggggaccggtccccgagagcacaaaatctgggagtTAACTAGATTttctgattctctctctctcgggtccctttttgcttctgTTATGAGCCCTAATGTGCtcagggtccattctaactcattcaattccgcgttccgctcgttttgacggaactcggcacgatttacgagggatgtggtatgttacagcggggcacggggcgtgacatacatTCGCATGCACATAGGGTTTTCGCATTCTtagttcacatggttctatatcaattcatatgttctctagcatacaattgaatctcaaccaatcatattcatcatattaccctatatgcatgaatgctaacatcaatatgctcaaaaatgataacataggcatagaaggaaattcggtgtttccggatagcacccctcacctcttggtgatgctaAGACGCTGTAATCCAATTTTCCACAATTTTTAGACCTCTACGCCACTTGCTATGGCAAAATGAAGCCGAAACGGGCCTTTTTCCTTGATatcttcgcgtacactcgtcgtatcgccgaaccgagcgcaccaacgcgttcgttgacctaccaattatgttagaatgagatcaatcccaagatttgacctcaaaattcaaaaacctAACTTTTGGTCCCTTAACAATATCATCTTCCCCACAACTAGTCCCTAGCATGAAGAAACTATAGGGGAAATTCTCTAATCATCTCCTAGAAGCATACTAGAAGGAATTAAACCAAAACCTAGCTTAAAACCAAGAAATCTCACCTTTGGTTCAAGCTCTTCTTTGTACACTTGCACTCTTGCAAGCTACACCCTCAACTTGATCTTTTTCTCCTCCTAGATCCCTCCACCAAGCTTCCTTggtccaagctctagagagagaggaggagagaaagagagtttttagagagagagagagagatatttctTTGGTAGGGTTGGGAGAAATGAGCCCAACACATAAGCTCTCTCACCTATACACCCATCTCAAGTCACAATTGCacataaacccctcaactttcatttttcacatcagccctcactgggccatttttgcatgcggggaccggtctcttcccacAGGGGCCGGTCCCGAAGAGTGGATTTTCCAGGACTTAACAGCTGGGGGCCATTttcgcttacggggaccggtctctccccacagggaccggtccctaagagcacaactctcaggacttagccgattttctaCCTTTCTGGGCTGGCTACGCGTacagggaccagtctctcccctcagggaccggttcgCGAGAGCAAAATTTTTAAGACTCAGCCGAGGGGGAATTTTCCAACCTatggggactggtctctccaccagggaccggtccccgagagtccaaAATCTAGGACTTGGCCAGATTTTCCAAttttactctctcgggtccctttacacTATAACAAGGTTCCAATGCGCTCAGAACCCATTccaactcgttccactccgcgttccgcttatttcgacggaactcggcacattCTACGGGGATGCAATATGTGACATTCCTACTTGTCATTAGAGTTTAGTTGTAtctatgctctgatattacACTAGTTGTTGTCATacctttgttttatttattatattgttgtagacgccttatatgttgtagccATATGATCTGGACACGTACCGGATAAGCTTCCGCTGGACCCTGGGTGGTGACATGTGACCAGAGATAGATGTACTCTGAGTCGGCGTAACTTAGGgtataggaaaagaaaaaataaaattgtaataaagttgattttatttggaagaaaagaatgtaaatataATGTGAAATGTGACgaatatttgaaatagtttagtaattatatttgatgccttccttatgcaatctgtgtaTAAATTATGTTCCTATTTGGAACTGTGTGAATCGTACCAATTGTGACGTCTTGGGCGAACAAGAGAAACGCTatccgttcggcagtctgttGGCACGCCAAATCCGACCAAAGTGGCGGGTCTTAGGGCGTGAcaaaagtaattttaaatttaaatttttaagacaaaagtagaaaaaaaaaagaataaaaaaaatatttttgaactttgaaatttcaattttaaaatttaaaaaccaaaattttgatattaaatttttaattttaaatttaaattttaaatctcaattcTTAAactgtaaatttcaaatttaagataaaatttaaattttaaaattttacaatttaaaatttaattaaaaatttagaaattaaaaatttaaattatatgttttaacagtacaaattacaaatttcaaattttaaactttaaattttaaattttaaatttttaacttttaaattttaattttaaaatataaaatttatttttaaatttttacatattcaattttaaatttaaaaattttaaattttaaatttcaaattttaaattttaaattttaaattttaaattaaaatttatatttatttttaaaaattcaaattataaattataaatttagtttttaaattaatcaaattttatattttgatcttacatttgaaaattttaaattttaggatttgaaatttaatcaaaaatttaaaatttaaattatatattttaattgttcaaattaaaaatttcaaagttttaaaattcaaatatcaaattttaaattttacatttttaaattttagttttagaatttaaaatttagtttttaattttttaatactcaaatttaacatttaaaattttgaaattttaaattttaaattaaaaattttaaattgaaaatttatatttagctttaaaaattcaaattgtaattttaaattatcaaattttaaatttattttttaaattaaaatatcaaattttaaattttgtaaaaattttaaattttaataaaaaatttatattatttgaagataaaatttagtaaaaatattattctatacaaatatcaaattttttttctaaacaattttactaaattttttttagaaaaattatttttatttaatctcAGTAAAATGCtccataatttttttcactaaaattagttttttaaattaaaattattttttcataatctATTAGGCCAAAAGGGCTCTAAATCGCCGCCTATTTGAGAGGCTGGCGCCTCACAAATTGCAAGGTCGTTAAGACGGGGCGGTATTAAAAGCGGTAGGTCCGAAACCCCTCACTTGCTTATTGCTATCCCTCACTTTCTTATTGCTATATTCTTGAATCGTCGCTTAAACGCGTATGATGTGATGCCCTCCCTTAAATTCGCCCCCACATTCCCCACTACAAACAGAtacactcactctctctctctctctctctctctctccactctctctctctttaaaccTCCCCACCCTATGCTTTTGGTTCTCACTAGTATTATCCTTTCAGCTCCCTCACCCTCTCCCACTCCCCTCTCTGTCCCCCTTTCTCAACGGTAACAATGGCCAAGAACTCTAATAATCTCGtacccttcctcttcctcctcttctccatAACCATAATCAACCCTACTTTTTCCCGTCAAATCTCACCGCGGAGTACCCCAACGACCACCTTGGACGTCTCCGCCTCGCTCTCCCGAGCCCACCAAGCCGCCTCCTTCGACCCGACAAACGAACCCCATTATGACCCCCTCGACCAGtccctttcctcctcctcctcctcctcttccgccgccgccgccgccgccaccgccaccgccgcgaAGGAGGGCGGCGCCTTCTCTCTCGCCCTCCACTCCCGCGACTTCCTTCCTTCTCCCCACGGCCGCCGCCCCGCGAACTACAAATCCCTCACCCTCGCACGACTCCGCCGCGACGCCGCGCGCGTCGCCGCCCTCACGGcccgcctcgccctcgccgtcgACGGCGTCGCCAGGTCGGATCTGAAGCCCATGATCGTCACCGACGCCACCGAGGAGAAAAAGGCAATGGCGACGATGGTgagtgaggaggaggaggaggtggaggcgaTCGAGGGCCCGATCGTGTCGGGGACGAGCCAGGGCAGCGGGGAGTACTTCTCCCGCGTGGGGATCGGAAGCCCGGCGAAGCAGCTCTTCATGGTGCTGGACACTGGCAGCGACGTCACCTGGGTGCAGTGCGAGCCCTGCTCCGACTGCTACGAGCAGTCCGACCCGGTCTTCAGCCcgtccgcctcctcctcctactcccCTCTACCCTGCGACTCGCCTCAATGCCGCGCCCTCGACGTCTCCGCCTGCCGCAACTCGACCTCCTCCTGCCTCTACCAGGTCTCCTACGGCGACGGCTCCTACACCGTCGGCGACTTCGCCACGGAGACCCTAACGCTCGGGAGCTCCGAACCGGTGCGCGACGTCGCCTTCGGGTGCGGCCACGACAACGAGGGCCTCTTCGTCGGCGCCGCGGGGCTGCTGGCGCTGGGCGGGGGCGCGCTCTCGTTCCCCTCCCAGATCTCCGCCAAGTCCTTCTCCTAttgcctcgtggaccgcgacTCGCCCTCGGCGTCCACGCTGGTGctgagcgcggcggcggcggcggaggacggcccGGCGGTGAGGGCGCCGCTGCTGCGGAACCGGAAGATGGAGACCTTCTACTACGTGGGGCTGCGGGGGATCAGCGTGGGCGGGCAGATGCTCTCGATCCCGGAGTCGGCGTTTGCGGTGGACGAGGGGGGAAGCGGCGGGGTCATCGTGGACTCGGGCACGGCGGTCACACGGCTGCAGGCCGAGGCGTACGCGGCGCTGCGGGACGCGTTCGCCTCCGGGACGGGGGCGCTGCCGCGGGCGCAGGGCGTGTCGCTCTTCGACACTTGCTACGACCTATCCGGGCGCAGCAGCGTGGAGGTGCCCACGGTGTCGCTCCACTTCGCGGAGGACGGCGGGGAGCTGAGGCTGCCGGCCAAGAACTACCTGATACCGGTGGACGGGGCGGGCACATACTGCCTGGCCTTCGCGCCCACCTCCGGCCCGCTGTCCATTATCGGGAATGTGCAGCAGCAGGGGACACGTGTCAGTTTCGATGTCGACAATTCTCTGGTGGGGTTCACCCCCAATAAGTGTTAATTAATAATTGTTGGGTTTAGTGCTTTgctcgcgctctctctctctcactctagcTTAGTTAGCTACTATGGGGGGCTAGGGCTTTGATAACAAGGACAAGGCCAGCCtgtctttttatattattattatt
Encoded proteins:
- the LOC109706240 gene encoding protein ASPARTIC PROTEASE IN GUARD CELL 1, with translation MAKNSNNLVPFLFLLFSITIINPTFSRQISPRSTPTTTLDVSASLSRAHQAASFDPTNEPHYDPLDQSLSSSSSSSSAAAAAATATAAKEGGAFSLALHSRDFLPSPHGRRPANYKSLTLARLRRDAARVAALTARLALAVDGVARSDLKPMIVTDATEEKKAMATMVSEEEEEVEAIEGPIVSGTSQGSGEYFSRVGIGSPAKQLFMVLDTGSDVTWVQCEPCSDCYEQSDPVFSPSASSSYSPLPCDSPQCRALDVSACRNSTSSCLYQVSYGDGSYTVGDFATETLTLGSSEPVRDVAFGCGHDNEGLFVGAAGLLALGGGALSFPSQISAKSFSYCLVDRDSPSASTLVLSAAAAAEDGPAVRAPLLRNRKMETFYYVGLRGISVGGQMLSIPESAFAVDEGGSGGVIVDSGTAVTRLQAEAYAALRDAFASGTGALPRAQGVSLFDTCYDLSGRSSVEVPTVSLHFAEDGGELRLPAKNYLIPVDGAGTYCLAFAPTSGPLSIIGNVQQQGTRVSFDVDNSLVGFTPNKC